AAAGCAGAACTTCTGCTGAAGTAAAATATATTCAGACAGGGAAGAGGACCTGGTCTGACATTCATGTCATCAATTAATCATCATTGGAAACAACCCACAACATGATGTATTCCATTCATTCTAATGGTTAGCGCTATTATTTTACATGATGTTGTATGTTACACTTAACAAAAGACCATCCTTTTGTACAGGATGTGTTGTTTGTGGACAGTGGCGATCCATGGGACCCCAATCCTACAACAGTGGATAACGTGATGAAAATGCTTAAATGTATCCACAGGGTTTTGAAGCCAGAAGGCGTCTTTGTATCAATTACCTTTGGACAGGTTAGGGAGATTTACCAACAATCTTCTGTCAGTCTTCTTTTGTTTTTTCCACCTTTCGGTTTGGTCTGAAGATATTTCTTCTACCTATTTACAGTATATAAATGTGCGCATTACATAGGAATGGGGTTTCTTTTTGAATGAAACCACTTTTCTCGTAGAACTATGTGTTACCGCACCATTGCTACTGGAAGATGATATTGTGAAATAGTTAAAGACTGTCTTTCCTATAGGATTAAATAAATAAGTAaagatgcaaaagtggatctgaaCTGAAGGCGGAATTGATGTCTTATTCTTTTTTATCTATTAATCTTCTGTTCTCAATGAAGTACTACTTTTCATATGTCAGCCACACTTTCGACGGCGATTTTTTGAAGCCCCTGAGTTTACATGGTGTGTTGAGTACAGTACCTTTGGCGATGGCTTCCATTATTTCTTCTACACTCTTAAGAAGGTTAATTATGTTCACTTCTATTGAACTCACTTGAGCCTATCAGTTTAGCTTGAATATTTACCTCATACAAATTAAGATTCTTCCATTATACAAGTTTTTTTATTGCTGCAACTACTTTCCCCTAGCGAAAAGCTATCATCTTAATTATTTGCCTTTCCTTAATCTCTAGGGCAAGAGATCACTGGAATCCAGCAGTTACCAAAATATACTACCTGCTGCTCCAAGAATAAATATGGTCCACGAAGAGCTCGAGAGCGAGGATTTTATATTCCTCACAAACCTTGATGAGCCATGAGCCGTGATTGGCAGCTTAACAAGCAACTGAGCTAACACATCAAAAGGGAGACCGGTCCAGCATTGGTGATCCTGCACCCCGtggtgatgtttttttttttttctgggcAGCAAATGGGAATGATGCCTGTAAAATGTGTGATTTAGGATAGAATTAAATTTTGAGATTTTTGTCTAGTAATGCTATAATATAATACTGCAGTCTAGAAATTTATGTATGATCTTGTTTAAACATTATGACTTCCCTTTTGAAACCTATTGTTTCGACTTCTGGACATATGGAATGAAATTGCATTATTTCTGCTGTTATGTGAAATCCTTAAATCAGAGTACTTGTTAACTCGgccattccttttctttttcaaagttcatgttgtttttttatttttcaataaTTAATTCATGATGCTGTTAGACGCTGAATTCTCAccatttttttttgaggaaaactTTCACCTAACTCCAGCCTTTAATTTAGTGTTACAAACTAAATAAAGATGAAAATTTGAAGCTGGCCCGGTAGGATTGGGCGCCTGCTCCGGGTGCTGGCTGGCCCGTCCTAGAGGGCGTGCCGGGGCCGTACCTGGCCCAGTAGGATTGGGCTGTGCTTTACGGGCCTGTGCCGAGCCGGGCCGGGCAGCCCATATTCCTTCTATACGACTCACCTACGACAGCAGTCAGCACACAGAAAAGCCAAACCCGACCTCCGTGTCGCCGGCGCCCGGCGGGATGGCTTCGTCGGCGGCGTACCCTGACGCGGACGAGAACCTGGAGGCCATCATCACCCGCATCGAGCAGAAGTCCCGAAAGATCGAGACCCTCCTTAAGCAGTACGCCCCTCTTTCCCTCTCCTCTCGACCCTCTCCACCCCTCACCTGCTTTTGATTCGCCCGCTCATTCCTCCGCGGCGTGGGGGCAGGTCGAAGCCGGTGGAGGCCCTGAAGACGGCGCTCGAGGGGTCGCCGCTCAAGACCCTCGACGAGCGATGCAAGGTTCGTTCGGTCTTGATATGGCTCGTCTCGTTTCTTCCGTGGATTCGATCTGGGTTTCTTGGATTGTTCATTCATGTCGGTTGCGCGCAGTCGGCGAACTGGATCGTGGTGCACCGCGCGATGATGGCGATCAGGGACGTCGACGGCATGTTCAACTCCCTCGATCCCGAGTACTACGATATCCTCATGAAGTAAGAGATACAACGTCTCCCCTGCTCCTTCCTTCCCAGATCCATATTTACTGGTCAGAGAAGGTCAGTGGTTTGCAATTCGAGTCCTGGCAATCACCAATTCCTAGTTGAGATTCCACAAGTAGATAACAATCACTGTATTATAAATTTTGTTGCATTGATCCACGGTGATCGTGTAATAATGGTATTGCTACAAAACTTTAGTTTTTTATTTGACATCAGTTTTGTGCCGCGGGCGACCATTGATGATTAGAACAGTTATGCTGTACCTAACATTGGTGATTTTCATTCTATCATGGTTGTTATGATTTGTCGTGCTGCTGTGTAGCTGGTTGGGATTTTAGGAAATTTTGTTTTGCTGCTGGAGTCTAGATGTTGCTTAATTGTGTGTTAATTATTGGGAAAATACATGAGAGAAAACACACAATGGAATTGGATTATACCATTACTTTTTGTGGTCAAGATGATAGAACATTTCGATTATTTTATGGGACTGTACAACTTCCAGTAAAAAATGAGTGCATTCTAGAGTGCATGCAGTCAATCTATTTTATCCTTGGTAACAGTATCTTTATGTTTGTTTGGATCGACCATATGATTAGCAGTTCAGTGTAAAAAATTATTATAATTCGATTGGCCGTACAAGTAATTTCGAATAGGAATTGCTGATCAAAGTAATGCTTTGGATTGGATGACACACTGTTTTGTGAAAACTGTTCTATAAACATCAGTGTACCATTGACAAAATGACAATGAGTTTTGAGTTGTATGACTCAATACCTGAACAAGCTCTGTTCTGTAAACTACAGTGTACTATTGATAAAATGAAAATGAGTTGTATGACTCAATACCTGTACAAGCTTTGGATAGTATGGGATGCAGTTGGATGTGTGCATTTCTTGTTTAATATTGCTGTACATGATCGAATGAACATATGTGTATGCTGTTCAATATTCCTACGCTTGTCCACGTTATCACATCATCCTTATCTCGGTTTCACATTATTAAAGGTCGCTGTCATGCTGTGCCACTCACCTTAGAACTGTGGTAAAATTAAGTTAGCTGTACATCATTTTACTCACATGTATCTCATTATTTCTGTCTTGGAATTGTTGCCTTCTATGCTTCCTTTTATGCTAATCTGAAGATTATTTATCTCTAAATATCAATGTGATGCAGGTACCTTTATAGAGGTCTATCTACAGGGGATAGGCCAACATGTGACCAGTGCCTCAAAATTCATGAAAAACTGACTGAGAAGGCAGGCCTAGGCTGTATATTGCGGTCCCTTGCTGATACTGTAAACACTGTATGAGCTTTGTCTCTGCAGCTGTGGGTGGATATAACAAAGCTCTCTTTCCTGCTCTTTACTGTGATAAATTACATCAGGCAAACTAGCTGTAATTTTTAACTAGATGTTCTGCATTATCTCTTTCTTTGCCATTAGGCAATTTCAGTTAGAGCATCATTGTACATTACTAGAATGGCCGAACTCTATTAAAATTGAAGCGATTTCTGTACCATCAGAGCTGAAGATGTCTTCTGACACCAATTATTACgcttccaacttatagttatgtTTTTTTTGAAAGGATGGCAAAATATTTGCCGCTATTTTTATTAGACGGATAAAAAGAAAAACTTATACTTATGTTCTTGATCCTAAATTTGTATTATCTGGCTGTCAGAGCCCTTTTTTTTGTGCCTAATTGTGCCCTCCTCAATGCTCCGCTTCTTAATGTATTATTGAGTGCTTAGAATGGTTATTCCTCTTTCTTACCCACATGTATTTTCATACTAGCAAACAGAAAATGACATGCCCCGTGATAAATGCTGAAAGTGAAATTATTCTATGGTGCTAGAATAACATCTAGCAATCATCTGAAAATGTTACTAGTATTAGCATTCTCATCTTGGTAATAATGTAAGTAAAACACTAGCTAAAAACATTGTCCTACCTGAAATGAATCCTAGAAGCCCTATCCGGTAGTTAAAACTCTGAAAAATATTTTCATAGACAAGCAATAGCAGTATTGGTGAAAATATTACTGCATTATACTCCATGTTAATGACTTATAGACATAAGAGCAGATTTGCCTGCATATCTAGATTATATACTCCATGTCATTGACTTGTATAAACAGCCAAACTGCATTAAATCAGTGCAACAGCATTTTCAGCAACCTAGGAGTGATTCATATGAAAAGATTCATCTAAAAACAAAAGGTTCAAATttcaagaaaataaaaaaacaaaacaataaGGTTCACCCAGTGAAATGCATGTTTGCACACGAGCACGGCTAATAATAAGAATAATAATGATCTTCTGAAAACCATATACGATCAGAATGATTTTTTTGACCGGACATATACGATCAGAATGAATGACCTACACATAAATTAGCATACAAATTAAAAGGTCTTATGATGGCATCAAAAGCTAAATGCTAGAAGTAGAACACaacaacaaattaaagcaaataaATGAACATGCAAATAATGTACTGAAGTGAAACCATTTTATTATATCCGTCAGTACTAGTATCTGTCAGTACTAGTAATATCTCCAAATAAACTGGACCATCTCCAGGATTTTTTCCCCGAGGGAACAAACGGCTTATTACCGGAAACATAGGATCGACTACCCCGATCATACCATTCGATCAACCAACATTACAAGTGCAAGAACCCATTAGAATGAAGCCTATGATAGCTCATATGACGACAATACAAGAGCTAGAACATGATTGGATCTGAACAGCAACCGGCAGAGATCCCCATGAGCCCATCCATGGCCTGCCCCGGCATGTCATCGAGCAGCCAGTCCTCGAGCAGCGAGAAGGTAGCCGTGCTCGCTCCCATCACCGCCGGCGCCACCACCATCTCCAACGTCGACGACTTGTTAACATCACCGCCGGTCATCACCATCTGTTCCTGGCAAACGATGTTGGCTGCTGCAGCGTCTTGCTCTTCCTGGAACTCTTGCATGGCGATCTGCTTGCAGTTATTAgctgtcgctgctgctgctgctggtgacgGCCTCATCATCCATGCCTGGAAGAGGTCGGAGACGCCGGTAGTGGTGGTCTCATTGTTGCTTGGTGCGCCGCTGCAGGCGGTGTTGGGGTAGCTGTTCATGGGCTGCTGCATTCCTTGGAGGCTgtggtggctgctgctgctgctggggctGTAGTAGTTTGGGCTGCAGGTGACTGCATTGGAGGAGGCAGTGGTTTGGAAGGAGTCGGCTGCCGGTTGTTGCAGCCTCTTTACCTTCTTCTTGAGGTGTGTGTTCCAGTAGTTCTTGATGTCGTTGTCGGTTCTTTGAGGGAGGTAGGAGGCTATGGCTGCCCACCTGCATGAAAGCACAAGAGATATATATGAGACACCAAACTATATATATTAAGATTTAAGAGGAAGGCAGATGTGGAAAAAAAAGTTTTTGAAGCCATAGATTATGCTTTATACAGTTAGTCAATAGTCATGGATTTGCTTGACCTACTTCAAGGCTTCAAGCCTATTTGAAATAGAACTGAATGGATTTTCAAGCTGATGATGGATATATGAAGTTGATGAGTTGAAGAAAGTTACAAATCTATGCTAGGTTAAatgtaacttttttttttttggttcttaCAGAGTGATACATCAACAATTTTAAGAGGttaaaaaaaaacatattttagGAATAACGGTGATTACTTGTTGCCAAGCAATGCCTGGAGGTGGATGATGATCCCTTCCTCATGAGGAGTGAAGTTCCCACGCTTGATCCCAGGCCTGAGGTAGTTGGTCCACCGCAGCCTGCAGCTCTTGCTGCACCTCATCAACCCTAAAAAAAAACATGTGTAACATCAAAGAATCAAACACACTGCTTCTCTCTCAATGAAAACCAAAACCAAGCACAACTCTTAACATGTATATATGTACAATCCCTTCAGTGAAAATCTGGTCTAGTGAGCAAAGCAAGGAGAGAGTTCGGCGAACCAACCTGTGTTCTCTGGCACAGACCGCCAGTTCCCGGGGCCGTGCTGCTGGATGTAGGAGACGAGCACGATGTCCTCCTCGGGCGTCCATGGCCCTTTCTTGACGCCGACGCCGTTGTCGCAGCACGGTGGCCTCCCCATGCCTGCTGCTTGCTGTCTCCTACCTCGGACGATCGATACACCTAGCAAGCAAGCAGCTAGCTACCCCTAGAGCTAGTCTAGCTTGGCTAGTAGATATAGTAGGCAagtagttgaagaacaagaagatgGGAAGCTGTGGCTGCTGCCTACACAGCCACGGCGGCCCCTGCACAACGGCCTTCTCCCTGGAACCCTCTGCTGATACGATATCGGCCTCCTTTTATTCTAGGACTAGGACACGCCAGCAGGCAGCAGGCCCTAGCTGCTTTATCTCCTACCTGTCCTCTTGCACAGGTGCCCTAGCTAGGTAGTTGCATGTGAGTGCTTATATACTGCATGACCTCATATAAGCCACTCTCTGTGCTGTGCTCCCTTTTGATCTGGCACTGTTGCTTTCCAATGCAAAAGTCAGCCAGGCGATCACATGAATGGGCGTCTCTCTTGCTCCGGGTGTGATCTTTGCTTTGTTGCATGCGCTGCTTTTGCGTGTGCAAGCCAAGAACACACGGCCGGTTGACGTATTGCTGGAGGACTCCTTTTCTGCTGTGGCGCTCATGAAGGGAGTAATTGCTTGCGTTTGTCTGTCTCTTC
This sequence is a window from Miscanthus floridulus cultivar M001 chromosome 10, ASM1932011v1, whole genome shotgun sequence. Protein-coding genes within it:
- the LOC136490101 gene encoding actin-related protein 2/3 complex subunit 5A-like — its product is MASSAAYPDADENLEAIITRIEQKSRKIETLLKQSKPVEALKTALEGSPLKTLDERCKSANWIVVHRAMMAIRDVDGMFNSLDPEYYDILMKYLYRGLSTGDRPTCDQCLKIHEKLTEKAGLGCILRSLADTVNTV
- the LOC136490102 gene encoding transcription factor MYB60-like, translating into MGRPPCCDNGVGVKKGPWTPEEDIVLVSYIQQHGPGNWRSVPENTGLMRCSKSCRLRWTNYLRPGIKRGNFTPHEEGIIIHLQALLGNKWAAIASYLPQRTDNDIKNYWNTHLKKKVKRLQQPAADSFQTTASSNAVTCSPNYYSPSSSSSHHSLQGMQQPMNSYPNTACSGAPSNNETTTTGVSDLFQAWMMRPSPAAAAATANNCKQIAMQEFQEEQDAAAANIVCQEQMVMTGGDVNKSSTLEMVVAPAVMGASTATFSLLEDWLLDDMPGQAMDGLMGISAGCCSDPIMF